A genome region from Solanum pennellii chromosome 12, SPENNV200 includes the following:
- the LOC107005799 gene encoding pentatricopeptide repeat-containing protein At2g03880, mitochondrial: MKTLLRFKENVISVRGLVISGPLLPLLFQHLRCCSGAAIQWKNERVPIKCSDLLDEFTTYCYARDLPRAMNALNALQIQKIWADAVTYSELIKCCLARGAVEHGKRVHQHVFSNGYEPKTFLVNTLMNMYVKFNMLDEAQALFDQMSDRNVVSWTTMIAAYSSAKINNKALEFLIFMMRDGVKPNMFTYSSVLRACDDLLNLRQLHCSLLKVGLESDVFVRSALIDVYSKMGQLECAMCTFNEMVTGDLVVWNSIIGGFAQNSDGDEALTLFKRMKRAGFSADQSTLTSALRACTSLALLEVGRQVHVHVLKFKRDLILDNALLDMYCKCGNLEDAHQIFSQMVEKDVISWSTMIIGYAQNGFSRKALELFKEMKVSGIRPNYITVLGVLFACSHAGLVEDGQFYFHSMKKLFGIDPGREHYGCMVDLLGRSGKLDEAVKLIHEMECEPDAVTWRTLLGACRVHRNMDLAEYAAKQIIKLDPSDAGTYILLSNIYARTQKWEDVMDLRRSMKERRVKKEPGCSWIEVNKQIHAFIMGDNSHPQKEEINKELNQIIWRLKEVGYVPDTNFVLQDLEDEQMEDSLLYHSEKIAVAFGILSLSREKTIRIRKNLRICGDCHLFVKLLAQIEHRSIVIRDPIRYHHFQDGICSCGDYW, from the coding sequence ATGAAAACCTTATTGAGATTCAAAGAAAACGTCATATCAGTACGTGGATTGGTTATTTCTGGTCCATTGTTACCACTTCTGTTTCAGCATCTGCGTTGTTGCTCTGGTGCAGCAATTCAGTGGAAGAATGAGAGAGTACCAATCAAATGTAGTGATTTGCTCGATGAGTTCACTACTTACTGCTATGCGAGGGATCTTCCCAGGGCAATGAACGCATTGAATGCCTTGCAAATTCAAAAGATATGGGCTGATGCTGTCACCTACTCTGAACTCATAAAGTGTTGTTTGGCTCGTGGCGCAGTGGAACATGGTAAACGTGTCCACCAGCATGTGTTCTCGAATGGTTATGAGCCTAAAACTTTCCTTGTTAacacacttatgaatatgtatgtgaAGTTCAACATGTTGGATGAAGCGCAGGCTTTGTTTGATCAAATGTCTGACAGGAATGTTGTTTCCTGGACTACCATGATAGCTGCCTACTCTAGTGCTAAGATCAATAACAAGGCTTTGGAGTTTTTGATCTTCATGATGAGAGATGGCGTGAAACCTAATATGTTTACTTACTCCTCTGTTCTGAGAGCTTGTGACGACCTTCTCAATCTTAGGCAGCTCCACTGTAGCTTACTTAAAGTTGGTCTGGAGTCTGATGTATTTGTCCGAAGTGCTCTTATTGACGTTTACTCCAAAATGGGTCAACTCGAGTGTGCAATGTGCACCTTTAATGAGATGGTGACTGGGGATCTTGTCGTGTGGAATTCCATTATTGGTGGATTTGCGCAAAACAGTGACGGGGATGAAGCCTTGACTCTCTTTAAAAGAATGAAGAGAGCTGGATTCTCAGCTGATCAGTCGACCTTGACAAGTGCTCTTAGAGCTTGTACTAGTTTAGCACTTTTAGAAGTTGGAAGGCAGGTCCATGTTCATGTACTCAAGTTCAAGCGGGACCTAATCCTTGATAATGCACTTTTGGACATGTATTGCAAGTGTGGCAATTTGGAAGATGCCCACCAAATATTTAGTCAGATGGTAGAGAAGGACGTAATCTCCTGGAGTACCATGATCATAGGCTACGCTCAGAATGGTTTCAGCAGAAAAGCACTAGAATTGTTCAAGGAGATGAAAGTCTCAGGGATCAGACCAAACTACATCACTGTTCTTGGAGTTTTATTCGCTTGTAGCCATGCAGGACTCGTAGAAGATGGACAATTTTACTTCCACTCAATGAAGAAGCTCTTTGGTATTGATCCAGGAAGAGAACACTACGGCTGCATGGTTGATCTTCTTGGAAGATCTGGAAAGCTAGATGAAGCGGTGAAACTAATCCATGAAATGGAATGTGAACCAGATGCAGTGACATGGAGAACATTGCTTGGTGCCTGCAGAGTGCATCGTAATATGGATTTAGCTGAGTATGCCGCCAAACAAATTATAAAGCTGGATCCAAGTGACGCGGGAACTTACATATTACTATCTAACATATATGCCCGTACTCAAAAATGGGAAGACGTTATGGACCTGAGAAGGTCCATGAAGGAAAGAAGAGTAAAGAAGGAACCAGGATGCAGCTGGATTGAAGTAAACAAACAAATCCATGCTTTTATAATGGGAGACAACTCTCATCCACAAAAAGAGGAAATCAACAAAGAGCTAAATCAGATTATTTGGAGATTAAAAGAGGTGGGATATGTTCCAGATACAAACTTTGTCTTGCAAGATCTTGAAGATGAACAGATGGAAGACTCACTTCTGTATCACAGTGAGAAAATAGCTGTTGCCTTTGGTATACTAAGCCTGTCTAGAGAGAAGACCATTAGAATCAGGAAAAATCTAAGGATATGTGGGGATTGTCATTTATTTGTGAAACTTTTGGCACAGATAGAGCATAGAAGCATTGTCATAAGAGATCCAATCAGGTATCATCATTTTCAGGATGGTATTTGTTCTTGTGGAGATTATTGGTAG
- the LOC107005326 gene encoding cytosolic Fe-S cluster assembly factor NBP35, which yields MENGEIPENAPEHCPGPQSETAGKSDSCKGCPNQEICATAPKGPDPDLVAIVERMATVKHKILVLSGKGGVGKSTFSTQLAFALAAMDFQVGLLDIDICGPSIPKMLGLEGQEIHQSNIGWIPIYVESNLGVMSIGFMLPNPDEAVIWRGPRKNALIKQFLRDVDWGELDFLVVDAPPGTSDEHISIVQLLQETGIDGAVIVTTPQQVSLIDVRKEVSFCKKVGVEVLGVVENMSGLSQPLSELKFTRMTETGEQKDMTEWAMSYMRENAPEMLNLIACSEVFDTSGGGAAKMCNDMGISFLGKVPLDPQLCKAAEEGRSCFSDDKCQASAPALKMIIEKILAQKNISTENGA from the exons ATGGAAAACGGTGAAATCCCAGAGAATGCTCCTGAAC ATTGCCCAGGTCCACAATCTGAAACAGCAGGAAAGTCTGATTCTTGTAAAGGATGCCCTAATCAAGAAATTTGTGCTACTGCTCCTAAAGGACCTGATCCAG ACTTGGTTGCAATAGTAGAAAGAATGGCAACTGTGAAGCACAAGATACTGGTTTTATCTGGCAAAGGTGGAGTTGGTAAGAGTACTTTCTCAACGCAACTTGCTTTTGCATTGGCAGCTATGGATTTTCAAGTGGGTCTCCTTGACATTGATATCTGTGGCCCCAGCATCCCAAAGATGCTTGGTCTCGAAGGACAAGAGATTCACCAGAGTAATATTGGATGGATACCTATTTACGTTGAGTCTAACCTTGGGGTTATGTCAATTGGTTTCATGCTCCCCAACCCTGATGAAGCTGTCATATGGAGAGGGCCTCGCAAGAATGCTCTAATTAAGCAATTCCTCAGAGATGTTGATTGGGGAGAGCTTGATTTCCTCGTGGTTGATGCTCCACCTGGTACGTCAGATGAACATATTTCAATCGTTCAATTACTCCAAGAAACTGGAATAGATGGCGCAGTTATAGTCACAACCCCACAACAGGTATCGCTGATAGATGTTAGGAAAGAAGTTAGTTTTTGCAAGAAAGTTGGGGTGGAGGTTCTTGGCGTTGTTGAGAACATGAGTGGTCTTTCCCAGCCACTCTCAGAGTTGAAATTCACAAGAATGACAGAGACTGGCGAGCAGAAAGACATGACCGAGTGGGCCATGTCTTATATGAGAGAGAACGCCCCAGAAATGCTGAACTTGATTGCTTGTAGTGAAGTTTTTGATACCAGTGGTGGAGGTGCTGCAAAGATGTGCAACGATATGGGTATCTCGTTTCTTGGAAAAGTACCACTGGATCCTCAGCTATGTAAAGCAGCCGAAGAAGGAAGATCATGCTTTTCGGATGATAAGTGCCAGGCAAGTGCCCCTGCACTCAAGATGATAATAGAAAAGATACTGGCTCAGAAAAACATCTCAACAGAGAATGGAGCATAG